Part of the Jeotgalibacillus haloalkalitolerans genome is shown below.
GGGATTTTTTTATCTCTAATTCCGATTAAATTGATTGGTTAAATAAGTTTTTGGAGGGAGGCTTTATTTTATGAGTCTGAGTACATTCAGTGAGATAGAACAGGAAATCGAAAAGAACTTCCAGCAGGTTGTCTCATGGAGGCGTCACTTACATATACATCCTGAACTCAGCTTTCAGGAATCAGCTACTGCTGCATTTATAAAAGATCAGCTGATCAGTTTTGGTTATGAGCATATCTCGTCTCAGGTTGGCGGTCATGGTGTCATCGCGACTTTAAACGGATCAGAACCGGGTCCTTCCATTGCTTTAAGAGCAGACTTTGATGCCCTGGCAATGCAGGACGAAAAGGAAGTCGATTACCGCTCCCAAAATCCCGGTGTAACCCATGCGTGTGGTCATGATGGACATACGGCTGCTCTGCTCGGTACAGCAAAAACGCTGTTAAAGTACAAACAGCATTTGAAAGGAAAAGTGATTTTTATCTTTCAGCCTGCTGAAGAAGTGCCACCTGGAGGGGCGAAGGCGATGATTGAAGAAGGTGTACTTGAAGGTGTGGATTATATCTACGGGATTCATCTGGATTCATCGATTCCTGTAGGGAAGGTAGCAGTTGGATCAGGTTACAGAATGGCTGCTGTTGATAAATTTGCGATTACAGTTAAGGGAAATGGAGGCCATGGAGCAGCACCACATCACACGACAGATCCGATCGCGGTCGGCAGTGAACTTGTGAATGCTTTACAGAAAATTGTAAGCAGACAGACGAATCCGCTTGATGCAGCTGTTGTTTCAATAGGGGTCTTTCAGGCAGGTCACGCTTTTAATGTGATTCCTGATAAAGCAGTGCTGGAAGGAACCGTCAGGTC
Proteins encoded:
- a CDS encoding M20 metallopeptidase family protein; its protein translation is MSLSTFSEIEQEIEKNFQQVVSWRRHLHIHPELSFQESATAAFIKDQLISFGYEHISSQVGGHGVIATLNGSEPGPSIALRADFDALAMQDEKEVDYRSQNPGVTHACGHDGHTAALLGTAKTLLKYKQHLKGKVIFIFQPAEEVPPGGAKAMIEEGVLEGVDYIYGIHLDSSIPVGKVAVGSGYRMAAVDKFAITVKGNGGHGAAPHHTTDPIAVGSELVNALQKIVSRQTNPLDAAVVSIGVFQAGHAFNVIPDKAVLEGTVRSFDPEVRKQIKRSIYRIVEHITAGFEAGYEIEYIDGYPALYNHPVETEQLSSLFNQLFGNENVEEFPVRMGAEDFSYYLKEVPGSFFRVGSKGDDPATHFNHHHPKFDIDERALLIAQKAYIQLIYSNLAIQGGKQ